One Tolypothrix bouteillei VB521301 DNA window includes the following coding sequences:
- a CDS encoding alpha-amylase family glycosyl hydrolase — translation MTKPIEFNLFAPYNEGAAVIGSFSNWEPIPMQKGDDGYFRTTVELEDGTYQYKFRVQSKSWFFEPDQWVDVTDPYATNIDEWGGNDNGLIQIKDGERIVDTYVWQHDDKPLPADHELVIYELHVADFSGGEDDPYARGKYKHVVEKLDYLCELGINAIELMPVKEYPGSYSWGYNPRYFFATESSYGSTAELKNLVDECHARGIRVIMDGIYNHSEASCPLTQIDHDYWYHHEPRDPDNNWGPEFNYEHYDENLETYPARRFIGDTVRFWISEYHLDGIRYDAARQLANYDFMHWIVQEAKKTASMKPFYNIAEHIPETTSITNVDGPMDGCWHDSFLHTVVAHICGDTFDLEQLKDVIDCKRQGFMGSTNVVNYLANHDHDRLIVELGNRNIFDEDAFKRLKLGAVLLMTAVGVPMLWMGQEFGEYKPKTQESSKIDWKLLGNDMNRGLFEHYKGLINLRKNNHALYTENIDFIHENPEAKVLAYSRWNDEGSRVVVVVNFSENFLGGYHVPNFPNGGTWHEWTSDYDIEAGDDGILTDLGPYEAKVFVWQ, via the coding sequence ATGACAAAGCCAATAGAATTTAACTTATTTGCACCCTATAATGAAGGCGCTGCTGTCATTGGTTCTTTTTCTAACTGGGAACCAATACCCATGCAAAAGGGTGATGATGGTTATTTTCGCACCACTGTTGAATTAGAAGACGGTACTTATCAATATAAATTTCGCGTTCAATCTAAATCTTGGTTTTTTGAACCCGACCAATGGGTAGATGTGACCGACCCTTACGCCACTAACATTGATGAATGGGGCGGAAATGACAATGGTCTTATACAAATCAAAGATGGCGAACGTATTGTTGATACTTATGTTTGGCAACACGACGATAAGCCTTTACCTGCAGACCATGAATTAGTTATTTATGAATTGCACGTTGCTGACTTTTCTGGTGGTGAGGACGATCCTTATGCACGTGGTAAATACAAGCACGTAGTTGAAAAACTAGATTATCTATGCGAACTAGGAATTAACGCTATTGAGTTAATGCCAGTTAAAGAATACCCAGGTAGTTATAGTTGGGGTTACAATCCTCGTTATTTCTTTGCCACAGAATCAAGTTACGGTTCAACAGCAGAGTTAAAAAATCTTGTTGATGAGTGCCATGCTAGAGGCATTCGTGTCATTATGGATGGTATTTATAACCATTCAGAAGCATCCTGTCCCCTCACACAAATCGACCACGATTATTGGTACCATCACGAGCCTCGCGATCCCGATAATAACTGGGGACCAGAATTTAATTACGAACACTATGATGAAAATTTAGAGACTTATCCTGCTCGAAGATTTATTGGAGATACGGTTCGTTTCTGGATTAGTGAATATCATCTTGACGGTATTCGTTATGATGCAGCACGGCAACTTGCTAACTATGACTTCATGCATTGGATTGTGCAGGAAGCTAAAAAAACTGCAAGCATGAAACCTTTTTATAATATTGCCGAACACATTCCTGAAACTACCAGCATCACCAATGTAGACGGACCAATGGATGGGTGCTGGCATGATAGTTTCCTCCATACTGTTGTCGCACACATTTGTGGCGATACCTTTGATTTAGAACAACTCAAAGACGTCATTGATTGCAAGCGTCAAGGTTTCATGGGTAGCACGAATGTTGTGAATTACTTGGCAAACCACGACCACGATCGCCTGATTGTAGAATTAGGAAACCGCAATATTTTTGATGAAGATGCTTTTAAACGATTGAAGTTAGGTGCAGTTCTCCTAATGACAGCCGTAGGTGTACCCATGCTTTGGATGGGTCAAGAGTTTGGGGAGTACAAGCCGAAAACCCAAGAGTCATCCAAAATTGATTGGAAATTGCTAGGCAATGACATGAATCGTGGCTTATTTGAACATTACAAAGGTTTGATTAATCTGCGGAAAAACAATCATGCTCTTTACACGGAAAATATTGACTTCATTCACGAAAATCCAGAGGCAAAAGTTTTAGCGTACAGCCGATGGAATGACGAAGGTTCTCGGGTTGTTGTCGTCGTCAATTTCTCAGAAAACTTCCTCGGCGGTTATCACGTGCCTAACTTTCCTAATGGTGGTACGTGGCACGAATGGACTAGCGATTATGATATTGAAGCTGGTGACGATGGTATTCTAACCGACTTAGGACCCTATGAAGCTAAAGTGTTTGTTTGGCAATAA
- a CDS encoding diguanylate cyclase domain-containing protein: MIAVLSISPEHCYSQNPELLLLELISNVVLVLAVNSIALALMYFVCKRKELPDAQIFLLFGVLLIGCGISHIIEIWMLWYKQYWLLGGIDALAACIVLYAAIRLPRVISQALGDRKRLEQALQESEAKLNDILNRARAAICCHRVFSNKDWEYEYCSAGTEAVLGYTVGEITADKNLWSSTIHPDDWETIIAPLYEDIFAECSRNIEYRIRHKDGSVRWILGIFCSRRDDVADCWMVTSVCVDITSLKQAQITLQQQAEREHLVSQLTQRIRQSLSIEEVLNTGVAEVRQLLQADRALVYQVMADGTGTVISEAVAKDIPLITGQPLPEEIFPQENYQLYYEGRVQTIADIERDEIAPCLAETLRQLGVRSKIVIPILGQDRLWGLLIAHQCQNPRYWQQWEVDLLKQISEQLAIAIHQADLYRQIQTDLAERQQTELALRRALEREQHAIHRERLIGIIAQNIRQFLHLDSILTTTVEEVRQFLQVDRVVIYQFDAEWHGTVIAESISDPSFSILGQNVQDPCFQKTISHSYFQGRIHAVNDILKANLDPCYVNLLTTLQARAVLVLPVVIHQNLWGLLIAHHCDMPYQWQQATWHLLRQLSTQLAIAIQQSELYQQLEEANRELQRLAKLDGLTQIANRRSFDECLEREWQRSNREQSPLSLLLCDIDHFKLYNDYYGHQAGDNCLQQFAQTLDKVVKRPTDLVARYGGEEFAILLPNTDTMGAIQIVEQIQQAVAQLQIPHLRSGVSQCVTVSIGIACLNPAQELLPEDLIAIADQALYEAKANGRNGYKVGSS; encoded by the coding sequence TTGATAGCCGTATTATCTATTTCCCCAGAGCATTGCTATTCCCAAAATCCTGAATTGCTTTTGCTTGAGTTAATTTCCAATGTCGTGCTTGTTTTAGCTGTCAACTCTATTGCCCTGGCATTAATGTATTTTGTTTGCAAGCGCAAAGAGTTGCCTGACGCTCAAATCTTTTTGTTATTTGGAGTTTTGCTGATTGGTTGTGGGATAAGTCATATAATAGAAATTTGGATGCTTTGGTACAAGCAGTACTGGCTGTTAGGAGGAATCGACGCCCTAGCTGCGTGTATTGTACTATATGCAGCAATTCGATTGCCGAGAGTCATTTCGCAAGCACTTGGCGATCGCAAACGACTTGAACAAGCACTGCAAGAGTCCGAAGCAAAACTCAACGATATTTTGAATAGAGCTAGGGCTGCGATTTGCTGCCACCGAGTATTTTCCAATAAAGATTGGGAGTATGAGTACTGCTCTGCAGGTACTGAGGCTGTCCTTGGCTACACTGTAGGGGAAATCACGGCAGATAAAAATCTCTGGAGCTCGACAATACATCCTGATGACTGGGAAACGATCATTGCTCCATTGTACGAGGATATTTTCGCGGAATGCTCGAGAAATATAGAATATCGTATTCGGCATAAAGATGGCTCTGTACGATGGATTTTGGGTATATTTTGCTCGAGACGGGATGACGTTGCCGATTGTTGGATGGTAACGTCTGTATGTGTGGATATTACCTCTCTCAAGCAAGCACAAATCACTTTGCAACAACAAGCAGAACGAGAACACCTTGTTTCGCAATTGACTCAACGCATTCGCCAGTCTTTAAGCATAGAGGAGGTTTTAAATACGGGTGTTGCAGAAGTCAGGCAATTGCTGCAAGCAGACCGAGCTTTAGTTTATCAAGTTATGGCTGATGGTACGGGTACCGTTATTAGTGAAGCGGTTGCTAAGGATATTCCGCTGATTACCGGACAACCATTGCCAGAAGAAATTTTTCCTCAAGAGAATTACCAGCTCTACTATGAGGGACGTGTCCAAACGATCGCGGATATTGAACGGGATGAAATAGCTCCATGCCTTGCAGAAACACTCAGACAACTGGGCGTTAGGTCAAAAATTGTGATTCCTATTCTCGGACAGGATCGTCTTTGGGGTTTATTAATTGCCCATCAATGTCAAAACCCCCGATACTGGCAGCAGTGGGAAGTCGATTTGCTCAAACAAATTTCAGAGCAGTTAGCGATCGCAATCCATCAAGCCGATCTTTACCGTCAGATACAAACAGATTTAGCAGAACGGCAACAAACAGAGTTAGCCCTCAGAAGGGCATTGGAAAGGGAGCAGCATGCAATACATCGAGAGAGATTGATTGGAATTATTGCTCAAAACATCCGTCAGTTTCTGCATTTAGACTCAATCTTAACCACAACCGTAGAAGAAGTGCGGCAGTTTCTTCAAGTTGACAGAGTTGTTATCTACCAATTTGACGCTGAGTGGCACGGAACAGTGATAGCAGAATCAATATCAGACCCATCTTTTTCTATTCTCGGTCAGAACGTTCAAGACCCTTGTTTTCAAAAAACCATTTCTCATTCCTATTTTCAAGGACGCATTCATGCAGTTAACGATATTTTAAAAGCTAATTTAGATCCGTGTTACGTGAATTTGCTAACGACATTGCAAGCCAGAGCCGTGTTAGTTCTTCCCGTTGTCATTCATCAGAACCTTTGGGGGTTATTAATTGCTCACCATTGTGATATGCCATACCAGTGGCAACAAGCAACTTGGCATTTATTGCGACAGCTGAGTACTCAATTGGCGATCGCAATTCAACAATCAGAACTCTATCAACAGTTGGAAGAAGCCAATCGAGAACTACAGCGTCTTGCAAAGTTAGATGGCTTAACTCAAATTGCCAATCGTCGCAGCTTTGATGAATGTCTCGAGCGCGAATGGCAACGTTCAAACCGAGAACAGTCTCCTTTAAGTTTGCTCCTTTGTGATATCGATCACTTCAAACTCTACAACGATTACTACGGTCACCAAGCAGGAGATAACTGCTTGCAACAATTTGCTCAAACGCTAGATAAAGTTGTGAAAAGACCCACCGATTTAGTTGCTCGTTATGGAGGAGAAGAGTTTGCAATCCTTCTCCCCAATACCGATACGATGGGAGCAATACAGATTGTGGAACAAATTCAGCAAGCAGTTGCCCAACTTCAAATTCCTCACCTTCGCTCCGGTGTCAGTCAGTGTGTCACTGTCAGCATCGGTATTGCCTGCTTAAATCCCGCGCAAGAATTATTGCCCGAAGATTTAATTGCGATCGCAGACCAAGCTTTGTATGAAGCAAAAGCTAACGGTCGCAATGGATATAAAGTTGGTTCATCTTAA
- a CDS encoding murein transglycosylase A gives MKKNLALLSLSLGIALINPVRSAIAQVPTIAPIPITPNNSTEPLPPPLEAINVGTCKSPSRCLGWDEQIWDTKGKRGDKQALLASIDNSLRYLQTDKAVSAYQNYPIQEITLDRVRRSLIRFRQLVVNSKSPAQLQSAVRREFVFYKSVGSDGKGTVKFTAYYEPVYTASRTQTPIYKYPLYQLPANFDQWAKPHPKRIDLEGKNGLLGEKSPLRGLEMFWFRNRLDAYLIHIQGSAQLKLTDGTTTSVGFAGGTDYPWTSIGKELIKNGKLKRENATMPGIISYFNRNPQDLNEYLPLWERFIFFKETNGESASGSIGVPVTAERSIATDKSLMPPGALALIHGSFPYPKIGGALESRQVNRFVLDQDTGSAIKTPGRVDYFMGTGSLAGSRAGITGSTGNLYYLLLKE, from the coding sequence ATGAAAAAAAACCTTGCTTTACTTTCTTTGAGTTTGGGTATTGCCCTCATTAACCCCGTCAGGTCAGCGATCGCTCAAGTCCCCACCATAGCTCCAATACCAATTACTCCAAACAACTCAACCGAACCACTACCTCCACCACTTGAAGCAATAAATGTGGGAACGTGTAAATCTCCATCGCGATGCTTGGGTTGGGATGAGCAAATTTGGGACACAAAGGGTAAACGGGGTGATAAACAAGCGTTACTAGCTTCCATTGATAACAGCTTGCGTTATTTACAAACAGATAAAGCAGTTTCAGCGTATCAAAATTATCCCATTCAAGAAATTACTCTAGATCGTGTCCGTCGTAGTTTGATCCGTTTCCGTCAATTAGTCGTTAACTCCAAATCCCCCGCACAATTACAATCTGCTGTCCGGCGGGAATTTGTTTTTTATAAATCAGTGGGTAGTGATGGTAAAGGGACTGTTAAATTTACTGCCTACTACGAACCCGTTTATACTGCCAGTCGTACCCAAACACCAATCTATAAATATCCACTTTACCAACTCCCTGCCAATTTTGACCAATGGGCAAAACCACATCCCAAGCGTATCGATTTAGAGGGGAAAAATGGTTTGCTCGGAGAGAAAAGCCCGTTGCGCGGTTTGGAAATGTTTTGGTTTCGCAATCGACTTGATGCATACTTGATTCACATTCAAGGTTCTGCCCAACTCAAACTAACTGATGGTACTACGACCTCTGTTGGCTTTGCAGGTGGAACGGATTATCCTTGGACAAGTATTGGAAAAGAACTTATTAAAAATGGGAAGCTTAAGCGTGAAAACGCTACTATGCCCGGTATAATCTCATATTTTAACCGCAATCCTCAAGATTTAAATGAATATCTACCTTTGTGGGAACGCTTTATTTTCTTTAAGGAAACTAATGGTGAGTCTGCGTCCGGCAGTATAGGGGTACCTGTAACGGCAGAGCGCAGCATTGCTACAGATAAATCTCTCATGCCTCCTGGAGCACTGGCACTGATTCATGGCTCATTCCCCTATCCAAAAATAGGTGGCGCTTTGGAATCTCGTCAGGTCAATCGCTTTGTGCTTGACCAAGACACAGGTAGTGCGATCAAAACTCCGGGACGTGTCGATTACTTTATGGGGACGGGTTCTTTAGCTGGTTCTCGGGCTGGTATCACGGGTAGTACTGGAAATTTATACTACTTGCTTTTAAAAGAATGA
- a CDS encoding ParA family protein, translating to MSEDVWNVQFESRGLTLPYLFKHPEFFLSDYKKGDFVVKSSVSNVRNGNSFNCLHFIPSSPVLFEIQEYLSSDFYPLTQLKPVHLLRELLKPLLGNYDYILIDCPPNLNLIIKSAFLVSDFCIMPCVPNKMSIQGLDIVLRRIDAFNNENGHNLKPLGIIVSRYNGTLAQTEYMRFITENPFFPQVFHTKIPEKAKVAQALDFGGQVTYKQKYAESHQVMTQLAKEFIQKVG from the coding sequence ATGTCGGAAGATGTTTGGAATGTTCAATTTGAGAGTAGAGGGTTAACTTTACCTTATTTGTTCAAACATCCTGAGTTCTTCTTGAGTGACTACAAAAAAGGTGATTTTGTAGTCAAATCTTCTGTATCTAATGTGAGGAATGGAAACTCTTTTAACTGTTTACATTTCATACCTAGTAGCCCGGTGTTATTTGAAATTCAAGAATATTTATCATCGGACTTTTATCCGCTAACGCAATTAAAACCCGTTCATCTATTACGAGAGCTTCTCAAACCATTATTAGGAAATTATGACTATATTTTGATAGATTGCCCACCCAATCTCAACCTAATTATTAAAAGTGCTTTTTTGGTAAGTGATTTTTGCATAATGCCCTGTGTTCCGAACAAAATGTCAATTCAGGGATTAGATATCGTACTTCGACGGATTGATGCATTTAATAATGAAAATGGTCATAATTTAAAGCCTCTAGGGATTATTGTTTCTCGTTATAACGGGACATTAGCTCAAACAGAATATATGAGATTTATTACAGAAAATCCCTTCTTTCCACAAGTTTTTCATACCAAAATTCCAGAAAAAGCCAAAGTAGCACAGGCTTTGGACTTTGGTGGACAAGTAACATATAAACAAAAATATGCTGAGTCTCATCAAGTTATGACTCAACTAGCAAAGGAATTTATTCAAAAAGTAGGTTAA
- a CDS encoding ParA family protein, with product MSAKVVCISNLKGGVGKTTLVMALAEVH from the coding sequence ATGTCAGCCAAAGTTGTCTGTATTTCTAACCTCAAAGGAGGGGTAGGCAAAACTACGCTTGTTATGGCATTAGCTGAAGTGCATTAA